Within Pseudomonas tructae, the genomic segment TTCGGATCATGGGGTGGGTGCTCCTTGCAAAAGGTGATCGACCAGCCAGCCGATGTCTTCGCTGCTGAGCAGCGCCTGCCAGGCGGGCATGGCGCTGCCCGGGCGGCCGAAGCGCACCGTGGCTATCAGGCTGTCGCGGGGTTTGCCGGCCAGGGCTTTTGGGGTCAGTTCCGGGCCCAGGCCGCCGGTCAGGTGCAGGCCATGGCAGGCGCCGCAGTCCTGGGCCAGCAGGTGTTTGAGCTGCGCCTGGCGCTGGGCGTCAGGC encodes:
- a CDS encoding c-type cytochrome; this translates as MNTCNGVVSLTALLLCLPVFAAPDAQRQAQLKHLLAQDCGACHGLHLTGGLGPELTPKALAGKPRDSLIATVRFGRPGSAMPAWQALLSSEDIGWLVDHLLQGAPTP